Proteins from a single region of Oncorhynchus nerka isolate Pitt River linkage group LG18, Oner_Uvic_2.0, whole genome shotgun sequence:
- the LOC115146293 gene encoding MARCKS-related protein 1-A-like: protein MGAQFSKGGVVVDGKAVDDPAVAKTNGQENGHVKTNGDVSAKPDGDTAPVDGNGTAEPAKEGETDSIEAAPAAEGEVAKVEGEAAKDAKKKKKFSLKNSFKFKGISLKKTKKSSEEEAASPTAEDKPEENGHAAKETSAAEPVAEAKEEATPAPEGEAAAAEAAPAEEAPPTEEAPAEEAAAPAEVTTPAASETEPKTE from the exons ATGGGAGCTCAGTTTTCCAAGGGTGGAGTAGTTGTTGATGGAAAAGCCGTCGACGACCCAGCTGTCGCTAAAACTAATGGCCAG GAGAATGGCCATGTTAAAACCAATGGAGATGTCTCTGCCAAGCCCGATGGGGACACAGCTCCCGTAGATGGGAATGGCACAGCCGAGCCAGCCAAAGAGGGCGAGACAGACTCCATCGAGGCTGCCCCTGCTGccgaaggagaggtggccaaggTCGAGGGAGAGGCCGCCAAGGAtgccaagaagaagaagaagttctCCCTGAAGAACTCCTTCAAGTTCAAGGGCATCTCGCTGAAGAAGACCAAGAAGAGCAGCGAGGAGGAGGCCGCCTCCCCCACGGCGGAGGACAAGCCAGAGGAGAATGGTCACGCAGCAAAGGAGACGTCAGCCGCCGAGCCTGTGGCAGAGGCCAAGGAGGAGGCCACCCCGGCCCCAGAGGGTGAGGCTGCAGCAGCAGAGGCCGCTCCTGCAGAGGAAGCCCCTCCCACAGAGGAAGCCCCTGCCGAGGAGGCCGCAGCCCCCGCAGAGGTCACGACACCTGCAGCATCTGAGACCGAGCCCAAGACAGAGTGA